The Arabidopsis thaliana chromosome 5, partial sequence genomic interval TATCTCCTAGGTTCTCTAGAGATTCTGATTTTATTCCCACGATTACGAACTTTTTCTCCAAAGTAAACAATCAAGCCATGATTTTGTCTtccgcaaaaaaaaatttctacGAATCAAGTTTGCCAAAACAAGATTGGAAGAAAGATGCGATATTTTTATGAAGTGGAGGTGGAACTGCCGCAAACATGATTGATTTGATCGTTATGATTTAAACGATTTCTACGATACATGTTTTGAACATGTTCTCCGGAGATAATCCATTATCCAGATTTCACCACTAAAACGGTGCATTAGTGGAATTCAAGaaagcaaataagaaaaagatgaagagtCATTCAAAGATTACCCTAGGTCTAGTTGTACATATCTGTCAATGTCTTCGACCACCAACACAGAACCATTGCCTACATTAAGCATAAGCTTCCTTATATCTCAGCCGATGTGTTCTCTACGTAAGGCAAgtaaatatctaaaaaaaaatctttatgttttgcttcaaattttatatcagTGAAGTTGctactatttatttttgtaaatcatATCATTAACAACATCATCTATTTTGAGAGAGATAAATGAATATCTTTCACTCCGgatcctttaaaaactctaaaaaaaattcacattgACGAACCGTTTCTAAAAATATACCATCTAGTCTTCATACACCGGATTTTGTCTTCCACTTAGATCTTTATCTTTAACTTAAGAGTTAAGAGCACATTATCACttagaagaagacgaaagaccttttataaaagaaaacttccCAGACAccttttataaaatttgtagaCACGACTTTCTATTGGTTcagttttaaataaaaatttaaaaatttattatataatttaaatatacaaaaataataatattatatttccACTCTTAACCGGTAATGATACTCTAAGCAATGACTATAAAATACATGGATGATGGATCCTATGTGGGATTACTACACTCTTAAACATCCTGGTAATTAATCCTATTTATCTTTAATCATAATTCATTTTTACTGTATTtcctttaaaatatattaaaccaTACATTTTAACGATATTTTTAGAGAGgacaaaacaatgataatgCCGTTGTATAGTCGATTTCTAGCTACCATCCTTACAACTTACAAGGTATTTAAATATGAATACATAAATTTACCTATAAATAGATATGtgtttgtcatttttttacataaatcCAAACTCACGATTTTCTGAAGTTGCATTTAAATTTAGAGATTTGATTAATCTCCGGAGAACATCCATCTAAATTGCATTTCAAGCTTAAAATCTAAAGTGAATATTCTGAtgataaataaacaaacaggACGCCACAATGTTAACTCATAAAAAGAATTGCAATTCCGGTTTCCTCAATCCTCCTCTTCCAGTTTCTCCATCATACTTCTCCAACTCTAACCTCTTCCTTTTGAGAACCTTAACCAAACCCTCGAGCGCCACATCAGGATCCTCATTTTTCATTAGCTCCTCTGCAACTTGAGCTGGAGTCAACACTTCTCCTTTTATCAAACGCTCGATTTCCGGGTAAAGATGGTGAGGGTCATCGTGAGACAAGCCCAAGTAGTTAGATGCCAAAGTCTTGAATAcatcaaaacaacaatgtcCCATGTGAATATGCATATCCATACGTCCTGGCCTAAGCAATGCCGGATCGAGCCTCTCCTTGTGGGTTGTGGTGAAGATTACAATGCGTTCATCTCCACAGCTCGACCATAACCCATCTATGCAAGTTAAGAGCCCTGACAATGTCAACATTGATGATCCCTATTCACATAGGATCCAAGTATTGGTTGCAAGCATTTCatgatgatttataaattaatactagtttttaatgaaaataaagacCAAACCTTAGTATCATCTTGAGTCTTAGGTTGCAACCTTGTATGCAAATCCACGGCGCAATCTATATCTTCTACTAAAAGAATGGAGCTGTTGGTAGTACCGAGAAGTAATCTCCTTAGATCAGCGTCCTCCCTCACGCTTGCAAGCTGGAGATCATAGATATCAAACTTGAGGTAGTTAGCAATGGCTGCAACTAGGCTAGTCTTCCCAGTCCCAGGTGGTCCATACAGCAAGTAACCCCTTTTCCAAGGTTTCCCAACTCTTTTGTAAAAATCTTTCCTTCTGATGAACCGGTCAAGATCTCCCATCACAGACCGCTTTAGCTCTTCGTTCATAGCCATGGTGTCAAATGTTGACGGGTGCTCGAGGTTCACGGATTGCCATTTTAGATACATACAACAGTAGGAGTACATCTTGAGGATTTTCCTCTCGTTGTTGATCACCTTTGCCTTGCTCTCCACGTAAGGTATATAAGAATTCAAGACCAACTCTGTGTGTTTCTTTTCAAAGCTAAGCTCAACGCACTCCCGATCGGGGTTTAGCTTAAAATGTTCCCCAAAATAATGAACCATATTGCTCTTATTGCTGTCAACACAAAACCGCCACTTGACCTCAATGCCTTGGTAGATATCCGAGACAACCTCTCCTACGCTGAAGTGTATATTGACGTTTTTCTCACTGCGGTCTCTAGAGATCCTTAGCCTTTCCGCGTTGTGGTTGACCTTGGTAGAAATATAAACCTGAGCAGCCCCGTAGAGCTCGTTATACATCCCATTCTTGATATGGTCATCGATGATGAGCGTGAGAGTCGATGGAGTAGAGTGCAAGAAAGAATTGAGATAAGAGATCATGTAGTTTTGTAACGGAGGTGGAATTGTCATCTCAAGAAATGGTTTGATCATCATGACGTATCCCGTCAATGATGCGTAGGCTGAGACAAACGGTGCAAGCGAAGGAAGATTTCTAAGAGAAAACATCGCTGATGATTTGAAACGCACCAAATGTACCAAAAACACTCAAAGTAGAAGAGGTTGTTGTTAATACATGTGTGGGGAGTAGCTAATCATTTATCTTCAATAA includes:
- a CDS encoding P-loop containing nucleoside triphosphate hydrolases superfamily protein (P-loop containing nucleoside triphosphate hydrolases superfamily protein; FUNCTIONS IN: nucleoside-triphosphatase activity, ATPase activity, nucleotide binding, ATP binding; INVOLVED IN: biological_process unknown; LOCATED IN: endomembrane system; CONTAINS InterPro DOMAIN/s: ATPase, AAA-type, core (InterPro:IPR003959), ATPase, AAA+ type, core (InterPro:IPR003593); BEST Arabidopsis thaliana protein match is: P-loop containing nucleoside triphosphate hydrolases superfamily protein (TAIR:AT5G17740.1); Has 1807 Blast hits to 1807 proteins in 277 species: Archae - 0; Bacteria - 0; Metazoa - 736; Fungi - 347; Plants - 385; Viruses - 0; Other Eukaryotes - 339 (source: NCBI BLink).), encoding MFSLRNLPSLAPFVSAYASLTGYVMMIKPFLEMTIPPPLQNYMISYLNSFLHSTPSTLTLIIDDHIKNGMYNELYGAAQVYISTKVNHNAERLRISRDRSEKNVNIHFSVGEVVSDIYQGIEVKWRFCVDSNKSNMVHYFGEHFKLNPDRECVELSFEKKHTELVLNSYIPYVESKAKVINNERKILKMYSYCCMYLKWQSVNLEHPSTFDTMAMNEELKRSVMGDLDRFIRRKDFYKRVGKPWKRGYLLYGPPGTGKTSLVAAIANYLKFDIYDLQLASVREDADLRRLLLGTTNSSILLVEDIDCAVDLHTRLQPKTQDDTKGSSMLTLSGLLTCIDGLWSSCGDERIVIFTTTHKERLDPALLRPGRMDMHIHMGHCCFDVFKTLASNYLGLSHDDPHHLYPEIERLIKGEVLTPAQVAEELMKNEDPDVALEGLVKVLKRKRLELEKYDGETGRGGLRKPELQFFL